Proteins from one Rhodothermus sp. genomic window:
- a CDS encoding HAMP domain-containing sensor histidine kinase — MSRQTKIKAVHLEPPDWLLHTYRRLGWLAFFIVIGFWFVHRMTDPGAWDPFWWRALIGGTALGTVLLSYRIAWIRKHLALVACVLSWVVLLWFGVLTLVNRLTPNYVVGYLFIYAGTAIVYGLGLRRSEPLGAYLAFGTLLLAIGSLWVKDPVVSPVMLAAILLGMGIAIYLVLRTLMRQREMLENARQQAETALQFRNTLLANMQHELRTPLAGILGAAQILDEEVPEELREFVQIVEHSGRRLLRVLTNLVLLARMEADRFRLKPGLVDLRKVMQPILEELHEMAEEKGLAITCRYPEHPVYVYADAEALNVIFYNIVENAVKFTRQGGVHIALREQETRLFVDVGDTGPGIEPDKLARMFQAFEQGSTGIRRTHEGAGLGLTVAQRLLQLLDGTLTVESKVGEGSTFTIGLRRAQMEVQMLGPKQATR, encoded by the coding sequence ATGAGCCGGCAGACAAAGATCAAGGCGGTGCATCTCGAACCGCCTGACTGGCTGCTACATACCTATCGACGACTGGGGTGGCTCGCTTTTTTCATAGTTATTGGCTTCTGGTTTGTACATCGTATGACAGACCCGGGGGCCTGGGATCCATTCTGGTGGCGCGCACTGATCGGCGGGACGGCGCTGGGAACAGTATTGCTCTCCTATCGGATAGCCTGGATTCGAAAGCACCTGGCGCTGGTTGCATGCGTGTTATCCTGGGTCGTTTTGCTCTGGTTCGGAGTACTGACCCTGGTCAACCGTCTGACTCCTAACTATGTGGTGGGCTACCTGTTCATCTATGCAGGAACCGCAATTGTCTATGGACTTGGATTGCGGCGATCTGAACCTCTGGGTGCCTATCTGGCTTTTGGTACGCTGCTGCTTGCCATCGGTAGCCTCTGGGTAAAGGATCCTGTGGTGTCGCCGGTGATGCTGGCCGCGATACTACTGGGTATGGGGATCGCGATCTACCTGGTGTTGCGTACTTTGATGCGCCAACGGGAGATGTTAGAGAATGCCCGCCAGCAGGCCGAGACAGCCCTGCAGTTTCGTAATACGTTGCTGGCCAATATGCAACACGAGCTGCGTACGCCGCTGGCAGGCATTCTGGGAGCCGCCCAGATTCTGGATGAAGAAGTCCCTGAGGAGTTACGAGAGTTTGTGCAGATCGTAGAGCACAGTGGGCGTCGGCTGCTTCGGGTGTTGACCAATCTGGTATTACTGGCCCGTATGGAAGCCGACCGCTTCCGGCTTAAACCGGGTCTGGTTGACCTGCGCAAAGTGATGCAGCCTATTCTGGAGGAACTACATGAAATGGCCGAGGAAAAGGGCCTGGCTATAACCTGCCGTTATCCGGAACATCCGGTCTATGTTTATGCTGATGCTGAAGCGCTGAACGTCATTTTTTATAACATTGTGGAGAACGCCGTTAAGTTTACGCGGCAGGGCGGAGTGCATATTGCACTGCGAGAGCAGGAGACCCGCCTGTTTGTGGATGTAGGCGATACGGGGCCGGGGATTGAACCGGATAAACTGGCACGGATGTTTCAAGCGTTTGAGCAGGGGTCGACAGGAATCCGTCGTACCCATGAGGGGGCTGGTCTGGGGCTGACCGTAGCCCAGCGGTTGTTACAGCTGCTTGATGGCACGTTAACCGTGGAGAGTAAGGTAGGTGAAGGGAGCACATTTACCATAGGACTACGTCGGGCCCAGATGGAGGTGCAGATGTTAGGCCCGAAGCAGGCAACCCGCTGA